The following are from one region of the Arachis duranensis cultivar V14167 unplaced genomic scaffold, aradu.V14167.gnm2.J7QH unplaced_Scaffold_49773, whole genome shotgun sequence genome:
- the LOC107469518 gene encoding novel plant SNARE 13-like isoform X1 — MATSLQMSPQVEQILGEIRDNFRFLANGFQRLDKIKDSNRQSKQLEELKDKMVECKRLIKEFDREIKDEEGKNPPEVNKQLNDEKQSMVSAENLSILDAHVLEGVQYLQLQSIMNVAIFFFSHLCK; from the exons ATGGCCACCAGCTTGCAGATGAGCCCTCAGGTGGAGCAGATCCTCGGCGAAATCCGCGATAACTTTCGATTCCTGGC AAATGGCTTCCAAAGGCTTGATAAGATTAAAGATTCCAATAGACAAAGCAAGCAGCTGGAAGAACTCAAGGATAAGATGGTGGAGTGTAAAAG GTTGATAAAGGAGTTTGATCgagaaattaaagatgaagaggGAAAAAATCCCCCAGAAGTGAACAAGCAACTTAATGATGaaaagcaatcaatggttagtGCCGAAAACCTTTCTATTTTGGATGCTCACGTTTTGGAAGGGGTACAATATCTTCAACTTCAAAGTATTATGAATGTGgcgatatttttcttttcacatcTTTGTAAATGA
- the LOC107469518 gene encoding novel plant SNARE 13-like isoform X2, whose translation MATSLQMSPQVEQILGEIRDNFRFLANGFQRLDKIKDSNRQSKQLEELKDKMVECKRLIKEFDREIKDEEGKNPPEVMVSAENLSILDAHVLEGVQYLQLQSIMNVAIFFFSHLCK comes from the exons ATGGCCACCAGCTTGCAGATGAGCCCTCAGGTGGAGCAGATCCTCGGCGAAATCCGCGATAACTTTCGATTCCTGGC AAATGGCTTCCAAAGGCTTGATAAGATTAAAGATTCCAATAGACAAAGCAAGCAGCTGGAAGAACTCAAGGATAAGATGGTGGAGTGTAAAAG GTTGATAAAGGAGTTTGATCgagaaattaaagatgaagaggGAAAAAATCCCCCAGAAGTG atggttagtGCCGAAAACCTTTCTATTTTGGATGCTCACGTTTTGGAAGGGGTACAATATCTTCAACTTCAAAGTATTATGAATGTGgcgatatttttcttttcacatcTTTGTAAATGA